In the Candidatus Electrothrix sp. GW3-4 genome, one interval contains:
- a CDS encoding DEAD/DEAH box helicase family protein, whose amino-acid sequence MSNFAFLPTEFRTIAESAIKAEGHIMGDPRAACFHARFTLEAIVHWLYRHDSSLHQPYARNLGALLYEATFQDLLPQPVLHKAQLIHKLGNAAVHNTRSVPSSDALQAVKDLHHFCHWLVRTYSPSAVLKTSGWRDDLVLPALDSKAVVPRKELETLESRLAAQNEKSLKQQQERDVLDAEIQALREQLTALRVQSEQQIDPHDYSEAETRHALIDVDLHRAGWPLADPQDREYKVSNMPTSTSTSTGIGIGIGYVDYVLWGDDGRPLAVVEAKKSTADPQAGQQQAKLYADCLEQMHSQRPLIFYTNGYSTWLWDDTSYPPRQVAGFYSKDELTRLILRRNRCTPLKQLKVKEAIAGRYYQIRAIRSIADQFTEARRKALLVMATGTGKTRTAIALVDILQRAGWVKRALFLADRISLVRQACNAFKEHLPESSPVNLVTEKGTEGRVAVCTYPTMMGLINKTMNEDKGTAARQSCQSCFGVGHFDLIIIDEAHRSVYRKYGAIFRYFDALLVGLTATPREEVDKNTYDLFELEQGVPTDAYELAEGVKDGFLVPPRVAQVDMRFPGQGIDYDLLSAEEQAQWEELDWGDDGEPDRFPDKVNAAAINNWLFNQDTVDKVLKYLMEHGHRVEGGDRLAKTIIFARNHQHAAFIEERFNANYRKYAGHFARVIDNTIKHAQNLIEEFEQQDKAPHIAISVDMLDTGIDVPAVANLVFFKPVFSKIKFWQMIGRGTRPCPDLFGPGEDKQDFRVFDFCFNFDFFQENPEGINAGDTAPLGTRLFQARVQLLSHIQSRPETDADAQLATSLTDGLHREVKAMHRDNFIVRMHRQAVEQFQERTAWDRLSESDCMTLQREVAGLPSELASDNIRSRLFDLTALRMQLALIEGGSFERQRRRVMEIAQLLEEKRAVPAVAVQLAYLARVQEDGFWQGMTLAELEDLRLRFRELVPLLDKQERNLVYTDFQDEVLGVREEEPVYIPRMTGAQYEKKVTDYLRCHTNQLVIQRLKANEPLTSLDLQGLESVLTELGAEEGETLLADLLSRSKAPSLPHFIRSLVGLDRTAAKAAFAQFLNDRSLTAPQIRFIELIIDQLTARGVMNAEALYQPPFSNLHSGGPEVLFSGKENIIEGVFTTLESLAPRIQEVG is encoded by the coding sequence ATGAGCAACTTCGCCTTCCTGCCCACCGAGTTCCGCACCATCGCCGAATCCGCAATCAAGGCGGAAGGCCACATCATGGGCGACCCGCGTGCTGCCTGCTTCCATGCCCGCTTCACCCTGGAAGCCATTGTCCACTGGCTCTACCGCCACGACAGCAGCCTCCACCAACCCTATGCCCGCAACCTGGGTGCCCTGCTTTATGAAGCCACCTTTCAGGATCTCCTGCCCCAGCCCGTGTTGCACAAGGCCCAGCTGATCCACAAGCTCGGTAATGCAGCTGTCCATAACACCCGGTCCGTGCCCAGCAGCGACGCGCTTCAGGCGGTCAAAGACCTCCACCATTTCTGCCACTGGCTGGTGCGGACCTACAGTCCTTCTGCTGTCCTGAAAACATCGGGTTGGCGTGATGATCTGGTGTTGCCAGCCCTGGACAGCAAAGCCGTGGTGCCGCGCAAGGAGCTGGAAACCCTGGAGAGCCGGTTAGCGGCCCAGAACGAAAAGAGCCTCAAGCAACAGCAGGAACGGGATGTCCTAGATGCGGAAATTCAGGCCCTGCGGGAACAGCTCACAGCTCTCCGGGTCCAGTCTGAGCAGCAGATTGATCCCCATGACTACTCTGAGGCCGAGACCCGGCACGCCCTGATCGACGTGGACCTGCACCGGGCTGGCTGGCCCCTGGCTGATCCCCAGGATCGGGAATACAAGGTCAGCAATATGCCCACTTCCACCAGCACCAGCACCGGTATCGGTATCGGCATTGGCTATGTCGATTATGTGCTCTGGGGTGATGACGGCAGGCCCCTGGCCGTGGTGGAGGCGAAAAAGAGCACCGCAGATCCCCAAGCAGGTCAGCAGCAGGCCAAGCTCTATGCGGACTGCCTGGAGCAGATGCATAGTCAACGCCCGCTCATCTTCTACACCAACGGCTACAGCACTTGGCTCTGGGACGATACCAGCTATCCGCCCCGGCAGGTGGCTGGTTTCTACTCCAAGGACGAGCTCACCCGCCTGATTCTTCGCCGCAACCGTTGCACACCCCTGAAGCAGCTCAAGGTCAAGGAGGCAATCGCGGGCCGCTATTACCAAATCCGGGCCATCCGTAGTATTGCGGACCAATTTACCGAGGCCCGCCGCAAGGCCCTGCTGGTCATGGCCACGGGAACCGGTAAGACCCGAACCGCTATCGCCTTGGTGGATATCCTCCAACGGGCCGGGTGGGTGAAGCGGGCCCTGTTTCTTGCGGATCGGATCTCCCTGGTCAGGCAGGCCTGCAATGCCTTTAAGGAGCATCTGCCCGAATCCAGCCCGGTGAATCTGGTTACGGAAAAGGGCACTGAGGGCCGGGTGGCGGTCTGCACTTACCCCACCATGATGGGTCTGATAAATAAAACCATGAACGAGGACAAGGGGACAGCGGCCCGCCAGTCTTGCCAGTCCTGTTTTGGAGTGGGCCATTTTGACCTGATCATCATTGACGAGGCCCACCGCTCCGTGTACCGGAAATACGGGGCCATCTTCCGTTATTTCGATGCCCTGCTGGTCGGTCTGACCGCCACCCCCCGTGAAGAAGTGGACAAGAACACCTATGACCTCTTTGAGCTGGAACAGGGCGTGCCCACCGATGCCTATGAGCTGGCCGAGGGCGTTAAGGACGGCTTCCTGGTGCCGCCCCGGGTGGCCCAGGTGGATATGCGCTTTCCCGGCCAGGGTATTGATTATGATCTGCTCAGTGCCGAGGAACAGGCCCAATGGGAAGAACTGGACTGGGGTGATGATGGGGAGCCGGATCGCTTCCCGGACAAGGTCAATGCTGCGGCCATCAATAACTGGCTCTTTAACCAAGACACAGTGGACAAGGTGCTCAAGTATCTTATGGAGCATGGACATCGGGTGGAAGGCGGGGACCGGCTGGCCAAGACCATCATCTTTGCCCGTAACCACCAGCACGCTGCCTTTATTGAGGAACGTTTTAATGCCAATTATCGAAAGTATGCTGGCCATTTTGCTCGGGTGATTGATAATACCATCAAGCATGCCCAGAACCTGATTGAGGAATTTGAGCAACAGGATAAGGCACCCCATATCGCCATCTCCGTGGACATGCTGGACACCGGCATTGATGTGCCTGCGGTGGCCAATCTGGTCTTTTTTAAACCGGTCTTTTCCAAGATCAAATTCTGGCAGATGATCGGACGCGGCACCCGACCCTGCCCGGATCTCTTTGGTCCTGGTGAGGATAAGCAGGACTTTCGGGTCTTTGACTTCTGCTTTAATTTTGATTTTTTTCAGGAAAACCCAGAGGGCATCAATGCCGGGGATACTGCCCCGCTGGGTACTCGCCTTTTTCAGGCACGGGTTCAGTTGCTCAGTCATATTCAGTCCCGCCCTGAAACCGATGCAGATGCTCAGCTGGCAACGAGCCTGACAGATGGCCTGCACCGGGAGGTCAAGGCCATGCACCGGGATAACTTCATTGTCCGCATGCATAGGCAGGCAGTGGAGCAGTTTCAGGAGCGCACAGCCTGGGACCGGCTCAGCGAGAGCGATTGTATGACCCTGCAACGGGAGGTGGCAGGCCTGCCCAGCGAGCTTGCCAGCGACAATATCCGGTCCCGGCTCTTTGACCTCACGGCCCTGCGTATGCAGCTGGCCCTGATCGAGGGCGGCAGCTTTGAGCGTCAGCGCAGGCGGGTCATGGAGATTGCCCAGCTGCTGGAAGAGAAACGGGCTGTCCCGGCAGTAGCGGTCCAGCTGGCCTATCTTGCTAGGGTCCAGGAAGACGGCTTCTGGCAAGGGATGACTCTGGCCGAGCTGGAGGATCTCCGCCTTCGCTTCCGGGAGCTGGTGCCCTTGCTGGACAAGCAGGAGCGCAATTTGGTGTACACGGATTTTCAGGACGAGGTTCTGGGGGTGCGGGAAGAGGAGCCGGTCTATATCCCCAGGATGACCGGGGCCCAGTATGAAAAAAAGGTCACGGACTATTTGCGCTGCCATACAAACCAGCTGGTCATCCAACGCCTCAAGGCCAATGAACCCCTCACCAGCCTGGACCTCCAGGGCCTGGAAAGCGTACTCACCGAGCTCGGGGCAGAGGAAGGCGAAACCCTGCTTGCTGACCTGCTGTCCCGGAGCAAGGCCCCCTCGCTGCCCCATTTTATCCGCTCCCTGGTGGGCCTGGATCGAACCGCTGCCAAGGCTGCCTTTGCCCAGTTCCTCAACGACCGCAGCCTGACAGCTCCGCAGATCCGTTTTATCGAGCTGATCATTGACCAACTCACGGCACGGGGCGTGATGAATGCCGAGGCCCTCTACCAGCCCCCGTTCAGCAACCTCCATTCCGGTGGACCGGAAGTACTCTTTTCAGGTAAGGAAAATATCATTGAGGGGGTCTTTACCACTCTGGAATCTCTGGCACCCCGGATCCAAGAGGTTGGCTGA
- a CDS encoding branched-chain amino acid ABC transporter permease LivH (LivHMGF is the membrane component of the LIV-I/LS branched-chain amino acid transporter) yields MDFEYLIELFFSGLTRGSIYALIALGYTMVYGIIGLINFAHGEIYMIGAFTAFIVATVLSIYGLPLFAVLLLAAVAAMIWAAAYGFTVEKLAYRPLRDAPRLSPLISAIGMSIFLQNYVLLAQTSEFLSFPELIPEFAFLEPYAYVIGSTDFVILVTTAVIMGILTWLIKFTLLGKAMRATAQDKTMAALVGINVNNVISATFVIGSALAALGGLLIASHVGQINFFIGFIAGIKAFTAAVLGGSALFQVPCWAASSSVSPRPLPLAMSPVITKMCLPFPSWS; encoded by the coding sequence ATGGACTTTGAATACCTGATTGAACTTTTTTTTAGTGGCCTGACCCGGGGCTCCATCTATGCCTTGATCGCCTTGGGCTACACCATGGTCTACGGCATTATTGGCCTGATCAATTTCGCCCATGGTGAGATCTACATGATCGGGGCCTTTACCGCCTTTATCGTGGCCACGGTCCTGTCTATCTACGGCCTTCCCCTCTTTGCGGTTTTGCTCCTGGCCGCTGTTGCCGCCATGATCTGGGCAGCGGCCTACGGTTTTACCGTGGAAAAGCTGGCCTACCGGCCCCTGCGTGATGCCCCGCGCTTATCGCCCTTGATCTCAGCCATTGGCATGTCGATCTTTCTCCAGAACTATGTCCTGCTGGCCCAGACCTCAGAATTTCTCTCTTTCCCGGAGCTGATTCCCGAGTTTGCCTTTCTCGAACCCTATGCCTACGTGATCGGCTCAACAGATTTTGTCATCCTGGTCACTACCGCTGTGATCATGGGGATCCTCACCTGGTTGATCAAATTCACCCTTCTGGGCAAGGCCATGCGGGCCACGGCCCAGGATAAGACCATGGCCGCCCTGGTGGGGATCAATGTGAATAATGTTATCTCGGCTACCTTTGTGATCGGCTCGGCCCTGGCCGCCCTGGGTGGCCTGCTCATCGCCTCCCATGTCGGGCAGATCAACTTCTTTATTGGCTTTATTGCTGGCATCAAGGCCTTTACCGCTGCGGTCCTGGGGGGATCGGCTCTATTCCAGGTGCCGTGCTGGGCAGCTTCATCCTCGGTCTCACCGAGGCCTTTGCCACTGGCTATGTCTCCAGTGATTACGAAGATGTGTTTGCCTTTTCCCTCTTGGTCCTGA
- the cooS gene encoding anaerobic carbon-monoxide dehydrogenase catalytic subunit encodes MAGGTASHSGHALHVAHVFKKTLAGEAPDYAIKDEAKLKAVATRCDIEVAGRSTNEIALELVDKALSEFGDKGEALTWAATTVTPGRIDTCNELGIVPTSIDGTIAEVMHRTTYGVDADPINILLGALKCAVADYSACHLATDLSDILFGTPQPVVSKANLGVLKEDAVNIALHGHNPLLSDIIAQVASEPELIAEAKAAGAPKGLNVVGICCTGNEVLMRHGIPLATSSVSQEVAIMTGALDAMVVDYQCIMPAVATIAECFHTKIITTMPIAKMPGAEHMAFQDENAVECARAILRQGIERFKARNPDKVCIPQESSTAIAGFSAEAIIGALAKVNAEDPLKPLIDHIVAGNIRGICLFAGCNTVKVPQDKNYVEMVKKLLAENVLILATGCASGTYARHGFMTSEATEKYAGKGLAAVLTAIGEAAGLGAPLPPVLHMGSCVDNPRAVDVAAAVANKLGVDMSQLPVVASAPEAVTEKAVAIGTWAVVGGFPTHLGVVPPVLGSKLVTETLTATLKDLLGGYFLVEPDPAKAAEALLAVINERRAGLGLS; translated from the coding sequence ATCGCAGGCGGCACTGCCTCACATAGTGGCCATGCCCTCCATGTGGCCCATGTCTTCAAGAAAACGCTGGCAGGAGAAGCCCCTGACTACGCCATCAAGGACGAGGCAAAACTCAAGGCAGTAGCAACTCGCTGTGACATCGAGGTTGCAGGCCGCTCAACCAACGAGATCGCTCTGGAGCTGGTGGACAAGGCCCTGTCGGAATTTGGCGACAAAGGTGAGGCCCTGACCTGGGCTGCAACCACTGTTACCCCTGGTCGGATTGATACCTGTAACGAGCTGGGCATCGTGCCCACCAGTATTGACGGCACCATTGCCGAGGTTATGCACCGGACCACCTATGGCGTGGATGCCGACCCGATCAATATCCTCCTTGGTGCCCTGAAATGTGCAGTGGCTGATTATTCAGCCTGCCATCTGGCCACCGATCTGTCTGACATCCTCTTTGGCACCCCGCAACCTGTGGTCAGCAAGGCCAATCTGGGGGTACTCAAGGAGGATGCCGTCAATATTGCCCTGCACGGTCATAACCCGCTGCTCAGCGACATCATTGCCCAAGTCGCCTCAGAGCCGGAACTGATTGCCGAGGCCAAGGCCGCAGGAGCGCCCAAAGGACTCAATGTGGTCGGCATCTGCTGCACTGGCAACGAAGTCCTGATGCGGCACGGCATTCCCCTGGCCACCAGCTCGGTCTCCCAGGAGGTAGCGATCATGACCGGTGCCCTGGATGCTATGGTGGTGGATTACCAATGCATCATGCCAGCAGTAGCCACCATAGCAGAGTGCTTTCACACCAAGATCATCACCACCATGCCCATTGCCAAGATGCCCGGTGCCGAGCACATGGCCTTTCAAGATGAAAACGCCGTGGAATGTGCCCGGGCCATCCTCCGCCAGGGAATCGAGCGCTTCAAGGCCCGCAACCCGGACAAGGTCTGCATCCCGCAGGAGTCTTCCACGGCCATCGCGGGTTTCTCGGCCGAGGCCATTATTGGCGCCCTGGCCAAGGTCAATGCCGAGGATCCCCTCAAGCCTCTGATCGACCATATCGTGGCAGGCAATATTCGCGGCATCTGCCTCTTTGCCGGTTGCAACACGGTCAAGGTGCCCCAGGACAAGAACTATGTCGAGATGGTCAAAAAACTCCTGGCCGAGAACGTCCTGATCCTGGCCACGGGCTGTGCCTCAGGAACCTATGCCCGCCACGGTTTCATGACCTCCGAGGCAACCGAAAAATATGCCGGTAAAGGGCTGGCCGCTGTCCTGACCGCCATTGGCGAGGCCGCTGGCTTAGGAGCCCCCTTACCGCCGGTTCTCCATATGGGCTCCTGTGTGGATAACCCCAGGGCCGTGGATGTAGCGGCTGCTGTGGCCAATAAGCTGGGTGTGGACATGAGCCAATTACCGGTTGTGGCCTCGGCCCCGGAAGCAGTCACAGAAAAAGCGGTGGCCATTGGCACCTGGGCTGTGGTTGGAGGCTTCCCCACCCACCTCGGGGTAGTGCCGCCAGTGCTGGGCAGCAAGCTGGTGACCGAGACCCTCACGGCCACCCTGAAAGATCTGCTGGGCGGCTATTTCCTTGTTGAGCCGGATCCGGCCAAGGCGGCTGAGGCCCTGCTCGCGGTAATCAATGAACGCCGGGCTGGCCTGGGCCTGTCATAA
- a CDS encoding 4Fe-4S dicluster domain-containing protein, which translates to MVDCISGSIYRDEQGFVRRKKERCMGCWSCIMACPFGVVVRDAEAHIAVKCDHCPDLETPACVAGCPTKALLLVDVDSLPQERRKELLLTKEA; encoded by the coding sequence ATTGTTGACTGTATCAGCGGCAGCATCTACCGGGACGAACAGGGCTTTGTCCGGCGCAAAAAGGAACGCTGCATGGGTTGCTGGTCCTGTATCATGGCCTGTCCCTTTGGAGTGGTTGTCCGGGATGCAGAGGCCCATATCGCGGTGAAATGCGATCACTGTCCTGATCTGGAGACCCCGGCCTGTGTGGCGGGCTGCCCGACTAAGGCCCTGCTGCTGGTTGATGTAGACAGCCTGCCCCAGGAGCGCCGCAAAGAACTTCTGCTCACAAAAGAGGCCTGA